In Phaeobacter piscinae, one genomic interval encodes:
- a CDS encoding DUF4112 domain-containing protein, translating to MPNIETPHEERLQSLERLAHGMDRAFRVPILGARVGWDSILGLVPGVGDALALAPAGYIVLSGYRMGASTGTLARMVGNIGVDAVIGTIPLVGDLFDIGWKANLRNVAILRRHLEKKTMAGEPLAKRLARRGFDHINAPTRKTLKAARNLPQRLHSRGSKVSTTGAGEARLRHS from the coding sequence ATGCCTAATATCGAAACCCCGCATGAGGAGCGCCTGCAGTCGCTTGAGCGGCTGGCGCATGGCATGGACCGCGCCTTCCGCGTGCCTATCCTGGGCGCGCGGGTTGGCTGGGACAGCATCCTGGGCCTGGTGCCGGGCGTTGGCGACGCACTGGCGCTGGCGCCTGCGGGATACATCGTGCTGTCCGGCTACCGCATGGGGGCCTCAACCGGGACGTTGGCGCGGATGGTCGGTAACATCGGCGTTGACGCGGTGATCGGCACGATCCCCCTGGTAGGCGATCTGTTCGACATTGGCTGGAAAGCCAATCTACGCAACGTTGCCATCTTGAGGCGGCACCTCGAAAAAAAGACAATGGCGGGCGAGCCTTTGGCCAAACGGCTGGCCCGCAGGGGGTTCGACCATATCAACGCCCCGACCCGCAAGACATTGAAGGCCGCCCGTAACCTGCCGCAACGCCTGCACAGTCGCGGTAGCAAAGTATCGACGACCGGTGCAGGCGAGGCACGGCTGCGTCACAGTTGA
- a CDS encoding cytochrome ubiquinol oxidase subunit I has translation MFDGLTAETLARMQFAFTVSFHIIFPAFSIGLASYLAVLNAQWLRTRDETYYTLFEYWKKIFAVAFGMGVVSGIVMSYQFGTNWSVFSDKTGPVLGPLMAYEVLSAFFLEAGFLGIMLFGRARVGDRLHMFATAMVAFGTLMSATWILSVNSWMQTPAGYSINEVGQFVPEDWWQIVFNPSFPYRLVHMVLAAFLTTALVVGGVGALHLLRDKTDVAARRMFSMAMWMLIVVAPLQIFAGDMHGLNTLEHQPAKVMAMEGHYDSHPEGAPLILFGLPNAETKTIDYAIEIPKLSSLILKHDLNAPLAGLDTIPDEDEPPVAILFWSFRVMVGLGFAMAGLGLWSLWGRLRGQLYNSRWLHRASIAMGPMGFVAVLAGWITTEVGRQPFTVYGLLRTSDSLAPVSAPAVAASLTAFVIVYFFIFGAGTFYILRMMNKAPATRNLGLRDGPVRAAGITPAQQVDPDITDDPTPQGN, from the coding sequence ATGTTTGATGGCCTGACAGCCGAGACTCTGGCACGTATGCAATTTGCGTTCACCGTCTCGTTTCACATCATCTTCCCGGCATTCTCCATCGGTTTGGCCAGCTATCTGGCCGTGCTGAACGCGCAGTGGCTGCGCACCCGGGATGAAACCTACTACACCCTGTTTGAATACTGGAAAAAGATCTTCGCAGTCGCCTTTGGCATGGGGGTCGTCTCCGGCATCGTGATGTCCTACCAGTTTGGCACCAATTGGTCGGTGTTCTCGGACAAGACCGGTCCGGTGCTGGGTCCGTTGATGGCCTATGAGGTGCTGTCTGCGTTCTTCCTTGAGGCTGGGTTCCTCGGCATCATGCTGTTTGGCCGTGCCCGCGTTGGAGATCGGCTGCATATGTTCGCCACCGCCATGGTGGCCTTTGGCACGTTGATGTCGGCGACATGGATCCTCAGCGTGAACAGCTGGATGCAGACACCCGCAGGCTATAGCATCAATGAGGTCGGTCAGTTTGTGCCGGAGGATTGGTGGCAGATCGTCTTTAATCCCTCCTTCCCCTACCGTTTGGTGCATATGGTTCTGGCGGCGTTCCTGACCACCGCGCTGGTGGTGGGCGGCGTCGGTGCCTTGCATTTGCTGCGTGACAAAACCGATGTGGCAGCCCGGCGGATGTTTTCCATGGCGATGTGGATGCTGATCGTGGTCGCCCCGCTGCAGATCTTTGCCGGTGATATGCACGGGCTGAACACGCTGGAGCACCAACCGGCCAAGGTCATGGCAATGGAAGGTCACTATGACAGCCACCCTGAGGGCGCCCCGCTGATCCTGTTTGGCCTGCCGAATGCCGAAACAAAAACAATCGACTACGCCATTGAGATCCCTAAACTCTCAAGCCTGATCCTGAAACATGATCTGAACGCGCCGCTGGCCGGGCTGGACACCATCCCGGACGAAGACGAGCCGCCGGTTGCCATCCTGTTCTGGAGCTTCCGGGTGATGGTTGGTCTTGGGTTTGCGATGGCGGGTCTTGGGCTGTGGTCGCTTTGGGGGCGTCTGCGCGGGCAGCTCTATAACAGTCGCTGGCTGCACCGCGCCTCGATTGCGATGGGGCCGATGGGGTTTGTGGCGGTTCTGGCCGGTTGGATCACCACCGAGGTCGGGCGCCAGCCGTTTACGGTCTATGGTCTGCTGCGCACCTCCGACAGTCTGGCGCCCGTGTCCGCACCTGCGGTCGCGGCCTCGCTGACGGCGTTTGTGATTGTCTATTTCTTCATCTTCGGGGCCGGAACCTTCTACATCCTGCGGATGATGAACAAGGCACCGGCGACCCGCAACCTTGGTCTGCGTGACGGGCCGGTGCGGGCGGCGGGCATCACCCCGGCGCAGCAGGTCGACCCCGACATCACCGATGATCCCACACCGCAAGGCAACTGA
- a CDS encoding Crp/Fnr family transcriptional regulator has product MTVMTPAEPLWIDRFAGLARLDAKAKAHIFAESALVKVPKGAVIFGPGKSPENMLFLLDGTVRVQQVSDSGREILLYRINAGDSCVLTTACLLAYEDYAAEGIAETDVAAAALPRSVFDALVATSAEFRSFVFSAFSKRITDLFLVIDEVAFQRVDVRLAQGLLDLAGADDHLAVTHQQLAVDLGTAREVVSRQMQEFQRRGWVQLARGSVVLVNREALRQLAGR; this is encoded by the coding sequence ATGACAGTTATGACCCCGGCAGAGCCCCTCTGGATTGATCGTTTCGCCGGATTGGCCAGGCTGGATGCGAAGGCCAAGGCGCATATCTTCGCCGAATCCGCGTTGGTGAAGGTCCCAAAGGGCGCGGTGATTTTTGGTCCCGGCAAGTCGCCCGAAAACATGCTGTTCCTCTTGGATGGCACGGTCCGGGTGCAGCAGGTCTCTGACAGCGGGCGCGAGATCCTGCTGTACCGGATCAACGCGGGCGACAGCTGTGTGCTGACCACCGCCTGCTTGCTCGCCTATGAAGACTATGCGGCAGAAGGCATTGCCGAGACGGATGTGGCTGCCGCAGCCCTGCCCCGGTCAGTGTTTGACGCGCTGGTCGCCACCTCGGCAGAGTTCCGCAGCTTTGTCTTCTCGGCCTTCTCCAAGCGGATCACTGATTTGTTTCTGGTAATTGACGAGGTCGCGTTTCAGCGCGTTGACGTGCGGCTGGCGCAGGGGCTTTTGGATCTGGCCGGAGCAGATGATCACTTGGCGGTGACCCATCAGCAACTGGCCGTGGATCTGGGCACCGCCCGCGAGGTGGTGTCGCGCCAGATGCAGGAGTTTCAGCGCCGCGGCTGGGTGCAGCTGGCGCGTGGCAGTGTTGTCCTTGTGAACCGCGAGGCCCTGCGGCAGCTGGCCGGACGCTGA
- a CDS encoding ABC-F family ATP-binding cassette domain-containing protein — MLRISDISYAVEGRLLFDGASATIPTGHKVGLVGRNGTGKTTLFRLIRNELSLESGSISLPSRSRIGGVAQEAPASDVSLIETVLAADTERAELLAEAETAQDPNRIAEIQTRLSDIDAWSAEARAASILKGLGFDYEAQQRPCSDFSGGWRMRVALAAVLFSQPDLLLLDEPTNYLDLEGALWLEAYLVKYPHTVIIISHDRELLNRSVNGILHLEDLGLTFYSGNYDQFARQRAANRANQAAQAKKQDARRAHLQAFVDRFKAKASKAKQAQSRVKMLEKMETIRAPEDAARTVFTFPEPEELSPPIIATEGASVGYDGTTILSRLDLRIDQDDRIALLGKNGEGKSTLSKMLSGRLDVMTGKMTQSSKLRIGFFAQHQVDELHIDETPLQHLQRERPNEGQARLRARLAGFGLGSDQADTEVGRLSGGQKARLSLLLATLPAPHLLILDEPTNHLDIESREALVEALTAYSGAVILVSHDMHLLSLVADRLWLVSGGTVKPYEGDLPSYRDLLLTRDKPAGKSKTKAEKPKRPSRDALLALRAEVRKGEARLEKVSEMRDKLAKKLADPALYDEERKDEAVVWQRKYAEVMEAQDRAEDLWLKAVEKLEKAEAL, encoded by the coding sequence ATGTTACGTATCAGCGATATCTCCTATGCGGTCGAAGGCCGTCTTCTCTTCGATGGCGCCAGCGCCACGATCCCCACAGGCCATAAGGTCGGTTTGGTGGGCCGCAATGGCACCGGCAAAACCACCCTCTTTCGCCTCATCCGCAATGAGTTGTCGCTGGAATCCGGCAGCATCTCCCTGCCCAGTCGCTCACGCATTGGGGGCGTCGCACAGGAGGCCCCGGCCTCAGATGTGTCGCTGATCGAGACGGTGCTGGCAGCCGACACCGAGCGGGCGGAGCTGCTGGCGGAGGCGGAGACGGCACAGGATCCAAACCGCATCGCCGAAATTCAGACGCGGCTCAGCGATATCGACGCCTGGTCGGCGGAGGCGCGCGCCGCCTCGATCCTGAAGGGGCTGGGGTTTGACTATGAGGCGCAGCAGCGACCCTGTTCGGATTTCTCCGGTGGCTGGCGCATGCGGGTGGCGCTGGCAGCGGTGCTGTTTTCGCAGCCGGATCTGCTGCTGCTCGATGAGCCGACCAACTATCTGGACCTGGAAGGCGCGCTGTGGCTGGAGGCCTATCTGGTCAAATACCCGCACACCGTGATCATCATCAGCCATGACCGCGAGCTGTTGAACCGGTCCGTGAACGGGATCCTGCATCTGGAAGACCTCGGGCTGACGTTTTATTCCGGCAACTACGATCAGTTTGCCCGCCAGCGCGCCGCAAACCGCGCCAATCAGGCCGCACAGGCCAAGAAGCAGGACGCCCGCCGCGCGCATCTTCAGGCCTTTGTCGACCGGTTCAAAGCCAAGGCGAGCAAGGCTAAACAGGCCCAGAGCCGGGTGAAGATGCTGGAGAAGATGGAAACCATCCGCGCCCCCGAAGATGCGGCGCGCACCGTCTTCACCTTCCCCGAACCTGAGGAACTTTCGCCGCCGATCATCGCCACCGAGGGCGCATCGGTCGGCTATGACGGCACCACAATCCTGAGCCGCTTGGATCTGCGCATCGATCAGGACGACCGGATCGCGCTTCTGGGCAAAAACGGTGAGGGCAAATCGACCCTGTCCAAAATGCTGTCGGGTCGTCTGGATGTGATGACCGGCAAGATGACCCAATCCAGCAAGCTGCGGATCGGGTTTTTCGCCCAGCATCAGGTGGATGAGCTGCATATTGACGAAACCCCCTTGCAGCATTTGCAACGTGAGCGCCCGAATGAGGGACAGGCCCGGTTGCGCGCGCGGCTGGCGGGCTTTGGTCTTGGGTCGGATCAGGCGGATACGGAGGTCGGGCGGCTCTCTGGTGGGCAAAAGGCGCGTCTGTCGCTGCTGCTGGCCACCCTGCCCGCGCCGCATCTGTTGATCCTCGATGAGCCGACCAACCACCTGGACATCGAAAGCCGCGAGGCGCTGGTGGAGGCGCTGACCGCTTATTCCGGTGCGGTTATTCTGGTCAGCCACGATATGCACCTCCTCAGCCTTGTGGCCGATCGGTTGTGGCTGGTTTCCGGCGGCACGGTGAAACCCTATGAGGGGGATCTGCCCTCCTACCGTGATCTGCTGCTGACACGCGACAAACCGGCGGGTAAATCCAAGACCAAGGCCGAAAAGCCCAAACGCCCCTCGCGCGATGCGCTTCTTGCCTTGCGCGCCGAAGTCCGCAAAGGTGAGGCACGTCTGGAGAAGGTCAGTGAAATGCGGGACAAGCTAGCCAAGAAGCTGGCCGATCCGGCCCTCTATGACGAAGAGCGCAAGGATGAGGCCGTGGTCTGGCAACGCAAATACGCCGAAGTGATGGAAGCGCAGGACCGGGCAGAGGATCTGTGGCTGAAGGCGGTGGAGAAGCTGGAGAAAGCGGAGGCGCTGTGA
- a CDS encoding YgaP family membrane protein — MTRNVGTLDRIMRLMLGLALIAAPFVSGFAIFAATWATVLSVVVGAVMLLVALTRSCPVYTLLGLRSCKL; from the coding sequence ATGACCCGAAACGTGGGCACCCTAGACCGGATAATGCGCCTGATGCTGGGCCTGGCCCTCATTGCCGCGCCTTTTGTCAGCGGATTTGCCATTTTTGCCGCAACCTGGGCCACGGTATTGTCGGTGGTTGTCGGGGCGGTGATGCTACTGGTGGCGCTGACCCGCAGCTGTCCGGTCTACACGCTTCTGGGCCTGCGCAGCTGCAAGCTCTGA
- a CDS encoding MarC family protein, which produces MDTAFLITSFVTLFVIVDPIGLTPIFLALTQGMTPAQRRAIALRSTVTAAILLAVFAAFGEAVLGFAGISMAAFRIAGGVLLFLTALDMLFERRNKRREDRSEEDDFDDPSVFPLAIPLIAGPGSIATVILLTGQQPGFAGFAMVMGVVFAVLGILLVMCLFSGLFERLLGKTGITVVTRLLGMLLAALSVQFVLDGLRAFGFAGG; this is translated from the coding sequence ATGGATACGGCCTTTCTGATCACTTCTTTTGTCACCCTGTTTGTGATCGTGGATCCGATTGGCCTGACCCCCATCTTTCTGGCGCTGACGCAGGGCATGACACCAGCGCAGCGCCGGGCGATTGCCCTGCGCTCTACTGTGACGGCGGCGATCTTGCTGGCGGTATTCGCTGCCTTTGGCGAGGCCGTGCTGGGATTTGCCGGGATCTCCATGGCCGCCTTTCGCATCGCGGGCGGCGTCTTGCTGTTCCTGACCGCCCTCGACATGCTGTTTGAACGCCGCAACAAGCGGCGCGAGGACCGCAGCGAGGAAGATGATTTCGACGATCCTTCTGTCTTTCCGCTGGCGATCCCGCTGATTGCCGGCCCCGGCTCCATCGCAACGGTGATCCTGCTGACCGGTCAGCAGCCGGGGTTTGCCGGGTTTGCCATGGTGATGGGCGTCGTCTTTGCGGTGCTGGGTATCCTGCTGGTCATGTGCCTGTTCTCCGGTCTGTTTGAGCGGCTTTTGGGCAAGACCGGCATTACTGTCGTCACCCGCCTGTTGGGGATGCTGCTCGCGGCGCTGTCGGTGCAGTTTGTTCTGGACGGTCTGCGCGCCTTTGGCTTTGCCGGAGGCTGA
- a CDS encoding alginate biosynthesis protein produces the protein MIYPIVLAGATDADIANSADMTPLHFEEAAGVDSRFQTLLSALTVAEFHTPTVLTSSAFAEVTERQMAALNIPGRLLLEPGATKSAAGTVAALHSLGGSADTLVLILPADQDFDYEGQLQEAVAKGVRAAQQGDVVMLGVQTDRACRSRGYIECARSLAADEATPVSKFLDQRSPAFDGWREQPAAKLWSTGIYLARLDTLLAAYKKRAARILMPSKTAVTRGRLTERGLTLDAESYRRARGSSFESAILSQHDRLSVVELDTGWDEAAAWQVEPEVASDAEWNAWLKGSVSGEADWCKTLPHSRRVSADRPAGTAWHSSRESDAATLASWYADQLLEGGTCGPNQTTAESTAESWGRSEILERGAHYIVKNLTVIPGQSLPLPAATLGTHWRVVEGAAMISSQERVQMVWRDQSLTSGGEIQQIDNIGIRPLQLIEVAPARSIRMAKRRVLSGVA, from the coding sequence ATGATCTACCCCATCGTTCTCGCCGGAGCTACAGACGCCGATATCGCCAACAGCGCGGATATGACGCCCCTGCACTTCGAAGAGGCCGCTGGTGTTGACAGCCGCTTTCAAACTTTGCTCTCGGCCCTCACAGTAGCCGAGTTTCACACACCAACCGTGCTGACCAGCAGCGCCTTTGCTGAGGTCACCGAGCGTCAGATGGCGGCACTGAACATCCCCGGCCGCCTGCTGTTGGAACCCGGTGCGACCAAATCCGCGGCCGGAACGGTTGCTGCGCTGCACAGCCTTGGCGGTTCTGCAGATACTCTGGTCCTAATTCTGCCCGCTGACCAGGATTTTGACTATGAAGGCCAGCTTCAAGAAGCTGTGGCAAAGGGTGTGCGGGCCGCTCAGCAAGGCGATGTCGTGATGCTGGGTGTGCAGACCGACCGCGCCTGCCGCAGCCGTGGCTACATTGAATGCGCCCGCAGCCTTGCGGCCGATGAGGCCACGCCGGTGAGCAAGTTCCTCGACCAGCGCAGCCCGGCCTTCGACGGTTGGCGTGAGCAGCCTGCAGCAAAGCTCTGGAGCACAGGCATCTACCTTGCCAGACTCGACACGCTGCTTGCCGCCTACAAAAAACGGGCTGCCAGGATCCTTATGCCCAGCAAAACAGCTGTGACCCGAGGCCGACTGACAGAGAGGGGGCTTACACTGGACGCCGAAAGCTATCGCCGTGCCCGCGGCAGCTCTTTTGAGAGCGCGATCCTCAGTCAGCATGACCGGCTGTCGGTGGTCGAGCTGGATACGGGGTGGGACGAAGCGGCGGCGTGGCAAGTGGAGCCGGAGGTTGCCAGTGACGCGGAGTGGAACGCCTGGCTCAAGGGCAGCGTCTCCGGTGAAGCAGACTGGTGCAAAACCCTGCCGCACAGCCGCAGAGTGAGTGCAGACCGCCCGGCCGGGACGGCGTGGCACAGCAGTAGGGAAAGCGATGCGGCAACTTTGGCCAGCTGGTATGCTGACCAGCTCCTTGAGGGGGGCACGTGTGGCCCCAATCAGACCACTGCGGAAAGCACCGCTGAAAGTTGGGGCCGCAGCGAGATCCTTGAAAGGGGTGCGCACTATATCGTTAAGAACCTGACCGTGATCCCGGGCCAGAGCCTGCCGCTTCCGGCGGCAACGCTGGGCACCCATTGGCGGGTCGTCGAAGGGGCCGCGATGATCTCTTCGCAGGAACGTGTGCAGATGGTCTGGCGGGATCAAAGCCTGACCAGCGGTGGTGAAATCCAGCAGATTGACAACATCGGTATACGCCCCTTGCAGTTGATCGAAGTGGCACCGGCCCGCAGCATCCGGATGGCAAAACGCAGGGTCTTGTCGGGCGTCGCTTAG
- the cydB gene encoding cytochrome d ubiquinol oxidase subunit II has protein sequence MLFDLSFIWAGIIAFAVLTYVVLDGFDLGVGILFPFATSERDRATMMNSIAPVWDGNETWLVLGGGGLFAVFPLAYAVIMPALYMPITLMLLALVFRGVAFEYRWRTTRWRGVWDSAFFGGSVVAATMQGIALGALVQGIEIEGRAYAGGWWDWLTPFSVLTGLAVLTGYALLGATWLNMKTEGELQRQMRGYARWLAAATLVAIGLVSLLTPFQDPEYFRRWFNLPGSLFSLLVPGLVALCSYALFQGLKGTRDAQPFLAALGLFVLSFIGIGISFYPFIVPPGLTIAEAAAPDESLMFTLVGAVVLVPLILGYTAYAYWVFRGKINPEEGYH, from the coding sequence ATGTTGTTTGATCTATCCTTCATCTGGGCCGGGATCATCGCCTTTGCGGTGCTGACCTATGTTGTCCTCGACGGGTTCGACCTTGGCGTCGGCATCCTGTTCCCCTTCGCCACCTCAGAGCGCGACCGTGCCACCATGATGAACTCCATCGCGCCGGTCTGGGACGGCAATGAGACCTGGCTGGTCCTTGGCGGCGGCGGGCTGTTTGCGGTCTTTCCGCTTGCCTATGCGGTGATCATGCCAGCACTCTATATGCCCATCACCCTGATGCTGCTGGCGCTGGTGTTTCGCGGTGTGGCCTTTGAATACCGCTGGCGCACCACCCGCTGGCGCGGCGTCTGGGACAGCGCGTTCTTCGGCGGTTCCGTGGTGGCTGCTACCATGCAGGGCATCGCGCTGGGCGCGCTGGTTCAGGGGATCGAGATCGAGGGCCGCGCCTATGCGGGTGGCTGGTGGGACTGGCTGACGCCGTTCTCGGTCCTCACCGGGTTGGCAGTGCTGACGGGCTATGCGCTGCTGGGCGCGACCTGGCTCAATATGAAGACCGAGGGTGAGCTGCAGCGCCAGATGCGCGGCTACGCCCGCTGGCTTGCGGCGGCGACGCTGGTTGCAATCGGGCTGGTCAGCCTGCTGACGCCGTTTCAGGATCCGGAGTATTTCCGCCGCTGGTTTAACCTGCCCGGCAGCCTGTTCAGCCTATTGGTGCCAGGACTGGTCGCGCTGTGCAGCTACGCGCTGTTTCAGGGGCTGAAGGGCACGCGGGATGCGCAGCCATTCCTCGCCGCACTTGGGCTGTTTGTTCTCAGCTTCATCGGGATAGGTATCAGTTTCTACCCGTTCATCGTGCCGCCGGGCCTGACCATCGCCGAGGCTGCTGCCCCGGATGAAAGCCTGATGTTCACACTGGTCGGCGCGGTGGTGCTGGTGCCGCTGATCCTGGGCTACACCGCTTATGCCTATTGGGTGTTTCGCGGCAAAATCAACCCGGAGGAGGGCTACCACTGA
- a CDS encoding YqaE/Pmp3 family membrane protein, which produces MDLIRIIAAVILPPLGVFLQVGLGKHFWLNILLTLLGYIPGIVHAVWVIAREPQHA; this is translated from the coding sequence ATGGATCTTATTCGCATTATCGCCGCCGTTATTCTGCCGCCGCTGGGTGTCTTTCTGCAGGTTGGTCTGGGCAAGCATTTCTGGCTCAACATTCTTTTGACGCTGCTGGGCTATATCCCCGGTATCGTTCACGCCGTCTGGGTGATCGCACGGGAACCCCAGCATGCCTAA
- the ndk gene encoding nucleoside-diphosphate kinase, with product MALERTFSIIKPDATRRNLTGKINAKFEDAGLRIVAQKRIHLTKAQAGEFYAVHAERPFYDELCEFMASAPIVAQVLEGENAIAKNREVMGATNPADAAAGTIRAEFAESVGENSVHGSDAPETAAVEIAYFFSGLELVG from the coding sequence ATGGCTCTGGAACGTACCTTTTCGATCATCAAACCCGATGCAACCCGTCGTAACCTGACCGGCAAAATTAACGCCAAGTTCGAAGACGCAGGTCTGCGCATCGTCGCACAAAAGCGCATCCACCTGACCAAAGCGCAAGCGGGTGAGTTCTACGCTGTGCACGCCGAGCGTCCGTTCTACGACGAACTCTGCGAATTCATGGCCTCCGCGCCGATCGTTGCGCAGGTTCTGGAAGGCGAAAACGCCATCGCGAAAAACCGCGAAGTCATGGGCGCCACCAACCCGGCCGACGCCGCTGCCGGCACCATCCGCGCTGAGTTCGCTGAATCCGTTGGCGAAAACTCCGTCCACGGTTCCGACGCACCGGAAACCGCAGCGGTTGAGATCGCGTATTTCTTCTCCGGTCTGGAGCTGGTCGGCTAA
- a CDS encoding SulP family inorganic anion transporter has product MPSLLTRYVPLLTWGREYDRLTLTNDLIAAVIVTIMLIPQSLAYALLAGLPPEAGLYASIVPILLYAVFGTSRALAVGPVAVVSLMTAASLSEIAAQGSMGHAVAALSLAALSGAILLAMGLLRLGFLANFLSHPVIAGFITASGVLIATSQIKHLLGIHAEGHTLPELLLSLLEHLPQLNWPTALIGGGATAFLFWVRRGLNPALRRLGVGTRLAGFLTKAGPVAAVVVTTLAVWGLGLAQSGVKIVGAVPQALPPLTLPDLSQDLLAQLLLPAVLISVIGFVESISVAQTLAAKRRQRIDPDQELIGLGTANLGAAFTGGFPVTGGFSRSVVNFDAGAETPAAGAFTAVGLAIAAVALTPLIYFLPKATLAATIITAVLGLVDFSILRKSWDYSKADFAAVLATIALTLLMGVEAGVSAGVVLSIGLHLYKSSRPHIAEVGRVPGTEHFRNILRHEVETYPSLLTLRVDESLFFANARFLEDCIHRRVADDTQIDHVVLHCAAINDIDLSALDSLEEIMHRLSEMGVTLHLSEVKGPVMDRLRRGALLDHLTGKVFLSQHDAVEALRPAGGETRLSAPSLRD; this is encoded by the coding sequence ATGCCCTCTCTCCTGACCCGCTATGTCCCGCTGTTGACCTGGGGGCGGGAATATGACCGCCTGACCCTGACCAATGACCTGATCGCGGCGGTGATTGTCACCATTATGCTGATCCCGCAGTCGCTGGCCTATGCGTTGCTGGCGGGTTTGCCGCCTGAGGCCGGGTTATATGCGTCAATCGTGCCGATCCTGCTTTATGCGGTGTTTGGCACCAGCCGCGCCTTGGCGGTGGGACCCGTCGCCGTGGTCTCCCTGATGACCGCCGCGAGCCTGAGTGAGATCGCCGCACAGGGTAGTATGGGCCACGCGGTTGCGGCCCTGTCGCTGGCCGCCCTGTCGGGGGCGATCTTATTGGCGATGGGGCTGCTGCGGCTGGGGTTTCTTGCGAATTTCCTGTCGCATCCGGTGATTGCCGGATTTATCACAGCCTCTGGCGTGCTGATCGCCACCAGTCAGATCAAGCATTTGCTGGGGATCCATGCGGAGGGGCACACCCTGCCTGAGTTGCTCCTGTCGCTGCTGGAGCATCTGCCGCAGCTCAACTGGCCAACTGCGCTGATCGGCGGTGGCGCAACCGCGTTTCTGTTCTGGGTGCGGCGCGGGCTGAACCCGGCCCTGCGCCGACTTGGGGTCGGGACGCGCCTGGCGGGTTTTCTGACCAAGGCCGGGCCGGTTGCCGCGGTTGTCGTCACCACGCTGGCGGTCTGGGGACTGGGGCTGGCGCAGAGCGGTGTGAAGATTGTCGGCGCGGTGCCGCAGGCGCTGCCGCCCCTCACCCTGCCAGATCTGTCACAGGATCTGCTGGCGCAGCTGCTGCTGCCTGCGGTGCTGATTTCCGTCATTGGATTTGTGGAATCGATTTCCGTGGCGCAGACCCTTGCTGCGAAACGGCGCCAGCGGATCGACCCGGATCAGGAACTGATCGGTCTGGGCACCGCCAATCTCGGCGCGGCCTTCACCGGCGGGTTCCCGGTGACTGGCGGGTTTTCCCGGTCAGTGGTGAATTTTGACGCCGGAGCGGAAACCCCGGCGGCCGGGGCCTTTACGGCGGTCGGGCTGGCAATTGCCGCCGTTGCCCTGACACCGTTGATCTATTTTCTGCCCAAGGCAACCCTTGCTGCGACCATCATCACCGCCGTCTTGGGGTTGGTGGATTTCTCTATCCTGCGCAAGAGCTGGGACTATTCAAAGGCAGATTTCGCCGCCGTTCTGGCCACCATCGCGCTGACGCTGTTGATGGGGGTCGAGGCGGGTGTTTCCGCCGGTGTGGTGCTGTCGATCGGGCTGCATCTTTATAAATCCTCGCGCCCGCATATCGCCGAAGTGGGCCGGGTGCCGGGCACCGAACACTTCCGCAATATCCTGCGCCATGAGGTGGAGACCTACCCCAGCCTGCTGACCCTGCGCGTTGATGAGAGCCTGTTTTTTGCCAATGCGCGGTTTCTGGAAGACTGCATCCACCGGCGGGTGGCGGATGATACGCAGATTGATCACGTTGTGCTGCACTGCGCCGCGATTAATGACATCGACCTCAGCGCGCTGGACTCGCTGGAGGAGATCATGCACCGGCTGAGCGAGATGGGCGTGACGCTGCATCTGTCGGAGGTGAAGGGGCCGGTGATGGACCGGTTGCGGCGCGGGGCACTGTTGGATCACCTCACCGGCAAGGTCTTCCTGAGCCAGCACGACGCGGTGGAGGCATTGCGGCCAGCTGGAGGCGAGACACGTCTCTCCGCGCCGTCCCTTAGGGACTAG
- a CDS encoding TfoX/Sxy family protein produces MSTPISAIRNLGPAFETACIKAGIPSAEALRALGADAAYTRLLEAGSRPHFIGYYVLVMALQGRPWNDCKGAEKAALRKRFDALKAGSFDASRSEFERALNEIGVIERR; encoded by the coding sequence ATGTCCACGCCGATCTCCGCCATTCGAAACCTTGGCCCTGCCTTTGAAACTGCCTGTATCAAGGCGGGTATCCCCTCCGCCGAGGCATTGCGCGCGCTGGGGGCGGATGCGGCTTACACCCGATTGCTGGAAGCGGGCAGCCGGCCACATTTTATCGGTTACTATGTATTGGTGATGGCCCTGCAGGGGCGGCCCTGGAATGATTGCAAAGGCGCGGAGAAAGCGGCCCTGCGCAAACGGTTTGATGCGCTGAAGGCAGGCAGCTTCGATGCCAGCCGATCGGAATTCGAGCGTGCGCTCAATGAGATCGGGGTGATCGAGCGGCGCTGA